A stretch of the Gracilinanus agilis isolate LMUSP501 chromosome 4, AgileGrace, whole genome shotgun sequence genome encodes the following:
- the RPL7L1 gene encoding 60S ribosomal protein L7-like 1: MADPEPKRKIPLVPENLLKKRKAYQALKATQAKQALLEKRKQKRGTQLKFKRLESFVHESHRVVRDVARLRRLDSKPGCYVLKDGHHLGFVVRMERINGVSDKVIKTIEELRLKKIYSGVFVKMTPSSLKKLRIIEPYVAWGYPNLKSVRELILKRGQARINNKKVSLTDNTLIEEYLGKFGIICLEDVIHEIYSVGEHFPRVSRFLCPFPLSVARHAAKNRVGFLKEMGKPGYRGESINQLIRQLN; the protein is encoded by the exons ATGGCGGATCCTGA GCCCAAAAGAAAGATTCCTTTGGTTCCTGAGAATCTCCTGAAGAAGAGGAAAGCTTACCAAGCACTCAAAGCCACTCAGGCTAAGCAGGCACTTTTGGAAAAGAGGAAG CAAAAGAGAGGGACTCAGCTCAAATTTAAGCGGCTGGAATCATTTGTCCATGAATCCCATCGGGTTGTCCGTGATGTAGCTCGTCTAAGGCGCCTGGATTCAAAGCCTGGGTGCTATGTGCTGAAGGATGGACATCACCTGGGCTTTGTGGTCCGGATGGAGAG gattaATGGAGTGAGTGACAAAGTGATAAAGACAATAGAGGAACTTCGCCTGAAGAAAATTTATAGTGGTGTCTTTGTTAAAATGACCCCATCTTCCTTAAAGAAACTACGAATTATAGAGCCTTATGTAGCCTGGGG ATATCCTAACCTAAAATCTGTCCGAGAACTCATTCTAAAACGAGGACAAGCCAGGATAAATAATAAGAAAGTCTCCCTAACAGATAATACTCTGATTGAGGAGTATCTAG GGAAGTTCGGTATCATTTGCCTGGAAGATGTCATCCATGAAATCTACTCAGTGGGAGAGCATTTCCCTCGAGTCTCAAGATTCCTATGTCCTTTCCCCTTGTCCGTGGCCCGCCATGCTGCCAAGAATAGAGTGGGCTTCCTCAAGGAAATGGGCAAACCCGGCTACCGAGGTGAAAGCATCAATCAGCTCATTCGACAGTTGAACTAG